In a single window of the Flavobacterium sp. W4I14 genome:
- a CDS encoding hypothetical protein (product_source=Hypo-rule applied; cleavage_site_network=SignalP-noTM; ko=KO:K21572; pfam=PF07980,PF14322; superfamily=48452), protein MKKTNQMKKIIYAFAAIALLSVGQSCKKDSEFLDKQPTNALPIDAVWKDPNLVLTVVGDLYDRYPDYQTIESWVSFTVFDEAFASSGGDYGRHQNLEYGYDAWRYWDLGVYGYIRDLNMFIKRGQESTELKTEDRDRFLAEARFIRAGVYFEMVKRMGGVPLLTSPLEYNNGDNVSNLQFPRSKETEVYDFVISELEAIKNILPDDPTTQSRATKAAALAMESRAALYAGSIAKYSNAQLTLPGGEVGISSSLANGYFTKSLNAAKEIINGGKYTLYKKNPTLSDNFAALFTDKSNNPEVIFVKDFKLKTNKVHGFTIDNQPRSSAEEAQGGRLNPSLNLVQSFEKLDNTYASLASVDGSGNPVYYTNITDIFAGRDARLAGTVILPGTQFKGKIVDIWAGYQLANGTIVTGDNFAQSKTNVLPGNTGSVQVVGGDGPVDGLEFSAQSGFYVRKYLDPAKGSGQIGTRSEVWWVRYRYAEVLLNAAEASFELGDLAGAANYIKPVRDRAGLTTALTPAEITFDRIVHERKVEFAFEGHQFWDMKRWRLADKVWNGNNMSAADFINATNIGSATRTSTQVFGLWPYKYYDAGNANNGKYIFKVIKPSKVTAAHRFRLGNYYSSIAQEVLNGNPKIVRNPNQ, encoded by the coding sequence ATGAAAAAGACTAATCAGATGAAAAAAATTATATATGCATTTGCTGCCATCGCCTTGTTGAGTGTAGGGCAGTCGTGCAAAAAAGATTCAGAGTTTTTAGATAAACAACCTACCAATGCGCTGCCCATTGATGCCGTTTGGAAAGATCCCAATCTGGTACTTACTGTAGTGGGAGACCTTTACGACCGCTATCCCGACTATCAAACGATAGAATCATGGGTGTCATTTACCGTTTTTGATGAAGCATTTGCATCATCTGGAGGTGATTATGGCCGGCATCAAAATTTAGAGTATGGCTATGATGCCTGGAGGTATTGGGATCTGGGTGTTTATGGTTATATCCGTGACTTGAATATGTTCATCAAACGTGGACAGGAATCAACTGAATTAAAAACTGAAGACCGCGACCGTTTCCTTGCCGAGGCACGTTTTATCAGAGCTGGTGTCTACTTCGAAATGGTGAAAAGAATGGGCGGCGTACCTTTGCTCACTAGCCCTTTGGAGTATAACAATGGCGATAATGTGAGCAACCTTCAATTTCCAAGGTCGAAAGAAACCGAGGTATATGATTTTGTGATTTCAGAGCTTGAAGCCATCAAAAACATTTTGCCTGATGATCCTACTACTCAAAGCAGGGCTACAAAGGCTGCCGCTCTTGCTATGGAGTCGAGGGCTGCACTTTATGCGGGTTCTATAGCGAAATACAGTAATGCTCAGCTTACCCTTCCCGGTGGCGAAGTTGGGATTTCTTCTTCTTTGGCCAATGGTTATTTTACAAAATCATTAAATGCGGCTAAAGAAATTATTAACGGAGGTAAGTATACGCTCTATAAAAAGAATCCGACCCTATCAGATAATTTTGCTGCACTTTTTACCGATAAAAGCAACAATCCTGAGGTGATTTTTGTGAAAGACTTCAAATTAAAAACCAATAAAGTGCATGGTTTTACCATCGATAACCAACCACGTTCTTCCGCGGAGGAAGCCCAGGGCGGACGTTTAAATCCATCGTTAAATTTGGTGCAATCATTTGAAAAACTGGATAACACCTATGCTTCCCTGGCCTCTGTTGATGGAAGTGGAAATCCAGTTTATTATACCAATATTACTGATATTTTTGCGGGCCGGGATGCACGTTTAGCAGGTACCGTTATTCTTCCCGGTACTCAGTTTAAGGGAAAAATAGTTGATATCTGGGCAGGCTACCAGTTAGCTAATGGTACGATTGTAACCGGAGATAATTTTGCACAAAGTAAAACCAATGTACTTCCGGGTAATACTGGTTCCGTACAGGTAGTAGGGGGCGATGGTCCGGTTGATGGGTTGGAGTTTAGTGCACAATCAGGATTTTATGTTCGTAAATATTTAGATCCTGCCAAGGGATCAGGCCAGATCGGTACCCGAAGCGAAGTTTGGTGGGTGCGTTACCGCTATGCCGAAGTATTGCTAAATGCGGCAGAGGCCTCTTTTGAATTGGGCGATTTAGCTGGTGCAGCCAATTACATCAAACCCGTAAGAGACCGTGCAGGTTTAACCACGGCCTTAACACCCGCTGAAATTACTTTCGACAGAATTGTGCATGAGCGTAAGGTTGAATTTGCCTTTGAAGGACATCAGTTTTGGGATATGAAACGATGGAGGCTGGCCGATAAAGTATGGAACGGCAATAACATGTCGGCAGCAGATTTTATCAATGCCACCAATATTGGCAGTGCCACGCGCACCAGCACACAGGTATTTGGCTTGTGGCCATATAAATATTACGATGCGGGCAATGCAAACAATGGCAAATATATATTCAAAGTTATCAAACCAAGTAAAGTAACAGCCGCCCATCGTTTCCGTTTAGGCAATTACTATTCATCTATCGCGCAAGAGGTGCTTAACGGCAATCCAAAAATTGTTAGAAACCCTAATCAGTAA
- a CDS encoding TonB-linked SusC/RagA family outer membrane protein (product_source=TIGR04056; cath_funfam=2.170.130.10,2.60.40.1120; cog=COG1629; pfam=PF07715,PF13715; superfamily=49464,56935; tigrfam=TIGR04056), with protein MKRSLFSYGGFVCLDWYPLQKMFLKRKVLSAIFTSITLILLSFQLSAQEQTTVTGTVTDEKGETVVGASIKVKGTSTGVTTDGTGKFKIQVADKNATLIFIYVGYTNQEVALAGRTQVNVKLKPSDNDLSEVVVVGYNTQKKEAITGAISSISSKDLEKVHGGSTVSTGLAGKLPGVSFRMPDGRPGSSANIQIRNMGNPLYVIDGIQQDAGQFNNISPNDIETISVLKDASAAIYGSRAANGVILVTTKRGKNSTRNTFTVDAYTGWQNWVRFPETTDAYTWMLGKATAELNANGKTDITQVELDKWKAGTEYGYQSQNWKDIIIAPNAPQSSVNLSASGGTDKVNYYFSATRLDQKGVYGTEREFDFNRTNIQSNIEAKITDRFKVGMLINGRIESRDQPGVPGGDDYFAARFALLRNRPTEQAYANGNPNYPNDIGHNTEQFAVQSKALTGYWKSDWRVLQTNLSASYDTPIKGLEIKGLYSYYIADNIINGHEYTYNVYTYHPETGVYEEKVGSSNPYRERRNEKIYTNTYQLQANYNRTFGKHTVGGVLVAERLDRFRTYTFQHAVPQTNLLPVLQFADMDGQNFADIQEEEARIGYVARLNYNYDNKYYLELSGRRDASWKFAPDRRVGYFPSASIGWRITQEQFMKSLLGESTILNDLKLRASYGVLGDDDLGIDPFAYLTGYRYNAGTAILDGKSITTSRDKGPVINNLTWFKSKIADVGLDFTMFNNKLTGTADYFYRKRSGLKAIKNDVVVPIELGYQLPAENLESDAQYGAEFALNYRDKIGEFNYNVGGNISISRRKFLDQYKPRYGNSWDNYRNSQNQRYTDIFWGYEVTGQFQNVDEINNYKVNIDGKGNRSLLPGDLIYKDQNGDGVIDGLDERPIGYTTTGQPNVMFGFTIGGSYKNFDFTADFSGGALYSWNQNWEQRWAFQNGGALLQNFADDSWHRNDPFNLNSPWVAGKYPAIRFNDRDHSNNNRNSTFWLHNVRYLRARTLEIGYTIPKRWAEKIKIQNARVYVNGYNLFSLDNLSDYGVDPEIADDNGLQYPQNKFFNIGLKLTL; from the coding sequence ATGAAAAGAAGTTTATTCTCTTACGGCGGCTTTGTCTGCCTGGATTGGTACCCGCTTCAAAAAATGTTTTTGAAACGTAAAGTCCTCTCCGCTATTTTTACTTCCATCACCTTAATCTTACTTTCCTTTCAACTTAGTGCCCAGGAGCAAACTACCGTTACCGGAACAGTAACCGACGAAAAAGGTGAAACCGTGGTTGGTGCCAGTATTAAAGTTAAAGGTACCAGCACAGGCGTCACTACAGACGGAACTGGAAAATTTAAAATTCAGGTAGCAGATAAAAATGCCACGCTGATCTTTATTTACGTAGGTTATACCAATCAGGAAGTTGCATTGGCTGGCCGAACACAGGTTAACGTTAAGCTCAAACCTTCCGATAATGATCTTTCAGAAGTTGTGGTTGTAGGTTATAACACGCAAAAAAAAGAGGCCATTACCGGTGCTATTTCTTCTATCAGCAGTAAAGACCTCGAAAAAGTACATGGTGGCTCAACTGTGAGTACAGGCTTGGCCGGAAAGCTACCAGGTGTATCTTTCAGGATGCCTGACGGAAGACCGGGATCGAGTGCCAATATCCAGATCCGTAACATGGGCAATCCGTTATATGTTATCGATGGGATCCAACAGGATGCGGGCCAGTTTAATAACATTTCTCCAAACGATATCGAAACCATTAGTGTGTTAAAGGATGCATCGGCTGCTATTTATGGTAGTAGGGCAGCAAACGGTGTAATATTGGTCACTACAAAACGAGGTAAAAACAGCACACGTAATACCTTTACTGTTGATGCTTATACCGGTTGGCAGAACTGGGTACGCTTTCCTGAAACCACCGACGCTTATACCTGGATGTTGGGAAAAGCTACAGCAGAATTGAATGCAAACGGTAAAACAGATATCACGCAGGTAGAACTCGATAAATGGAAAGCCGGTACCGAATATGGTTATCAAAGCCAAAACTGGAAAGATATCATTATAGCACCAAATGCACCACAGAGTTCGGTAAACTTAAGTGCATCAGGGGGAACGGATAAAGTAAACTACTATTTTTCGGCTACCCGTTTAGATCAGAAAGGCGTTTATGGAACCGAACGTGAATTTGATTTCAACCGGACCAATATCCAGAGTAATATCGAAGCTAAAATAACCGACCGTTTTAAAGTAGGGATGCTCATCAATGGCCGTATCGAAAGTCGCGATCAGCCAGGGGTACCGGGAGGAGATGATTATTTTGCGGCCCGTTTTGCCTTGTTGAGAAACAGACCAACTGAACAGGCTTATGCCAATGGCAACCCAAATTACCCGAATGATATTGGGCATAATACCGAACAGTTTGCCGTACAGAGTAAAGCCCTTACCGGGTACTGGAAGTCAGACTGGAGAGTTTTACAGACCAATTTATCAGCTTCTTATGATACACCAATAAAAGGCCTGGAAATAAAGGGATTATACTCTTATTACATTGCCGATAACATCATCAATGGACATGAATATACTTATAATGTGTATACCTACCATCCTGAAACTGGTGTTTACGAAGAAAAGGTAGGCAGTTCGAACCCTTACAGAGAGCGTAGGAATGAAAAAATATACACCAATACCTACCAGTTGCAGGCCAATTATAACCGAACTTTTGGTAAACATACTGTAGGTGGGGTTTTGGTTGCGGAACGTTTAGATCGTTTTAGAACCTATACTTTCCAGCATGCAGTACCACAGACGAACCTTTTACCTGTTTTGCAGTTTGCTGATATGGACGGACAGAATTTTGCTGACATTCAGGAAGAAGAGGCCCGTATTGGTTATGTAGCCAGGTTGAATTATAATTATGACAATAAGTATTACCTCGAACTTTCTGGCCGTAGAGATGCTTCATGGAAGTTTGCACCTGATAGACGCGTAGGTTATTTCCCTTCAGCATCCATAGGTTGGAGAATTACCCAGGAGCAGTTTATGAAATCGCTTCTAGGTGAAAGCACAATTTTAAATGATTTAAAGCTCCGTGCTTCCTATGGTGTGCTTGGGGATGACGATCTAGGTATTGATCCTTTCGCATATCTTACCGGTTACCGGTACAATGCGGGTACAGCCATTTTAGATGGAAAAAGCATTACCACTTCCCGTGATAAAGGCCCTGTAATCAACAACCTCACCTGGTTTAAGAGCAAAATTGCCGATGTTGGTTTGGATTTTACCATGTTCAATAACAAATTAACCGGAACCGCCGATTATTTCTATAGAAAACGCTCGGGTTTGAAAGCCATCAAAAATGACGTGGTTGTTCCGATCGAATTGGGCTATCAGTTGCCTGCCGAAAATCTGGAAAGTGATGCCCAGTATGGTGCCGAGTTTGCACTGAATTACCGTGATAAAATCGGAGAGTTTAATTATAATGTTGGGGGAAATATTTCCATCAGCAGAAGAAAGTTTTTAGATCAATATAAACCGCGTTATGGTAACTCATGGGATAATTATAGAAATAGCCAAAACCAACGTTACACCGATATTTTTTGGGGTTATGAAGTAACCGGACAATTCCAGAACGTTGATGAAATTAACAATTACAAAGTGAACATTGATGGAAAGGGAAACCGTTCATTATTGCCGGGTGATTTAATTTATAAAGACCAGAACGGTGATGGCGTGATCGATGGACTGGATGAGCGGCCAATAGGTTATACCACCACCGGGCAACCAAATGTAATGTTTGGCTTCACGATCGGAGGTTCTTATAAAAACTTCGACTTTACCGCCGATTTTTCTGGCGGTGCCCTGTATTCCTGGAACCAGAACTGGGAGCAGCGTTGGGCATTCCAGAACGGAGGCGCCTTACTGCAGAATTTTGCCGACGATAGCTGGCACCGTAACGATCCCTTTAACTTGAATAGTCCTTGGGTAGCTGGTAAATATCCTGCAATCCGTTTTAATGACCGCGACCATAGTAATAATAACAGAAATTCGACCTTTTGGCTGCACAATGTGAGATACCTGCGTGCACGGACACTGGAGATCGGTTACACCATCCCAAAAAGATGGGCCGAAAAAATCAAGATCCAGAATGCCAGGGTATATGTAAATGGTTATAATCTGTTTTCGCTTGATAACCTGAGCGATTATGGCGTGGATCCTGAAATCGCGGATGATAATGGATTGCAATATCCACAGAATAAGTTCTTTAATATCGGTCTTAAATTAACGCTGTAA